A portion of the Adhaeribacter radiodurans genome contains these proteins:
- a CDS encoding glycosyltransferase family 2 protein, protein MDRIPSSPPTILPLPVCEKRPLWSVMIPVYNCSNYLPIVLESVLSQDLGELNMQIEVVDDASTDANVEEIVKSLGKGRVQYYRQPINVGSLRNFETCINRSKGKLVHLLHGDDRVKVGFYEKLTWLFERYPEVGAAFCNYSFIDEFGEKYHDQAPEEKEDGILKNWFLRISKIQRIQFVAMAVRREVYEKLGSFYGTIYGEDWEMWVRIAKNYSVAYTPEIFAEYRRHENSISSGQIANDYARAIYYVQQYLPEDKKKLTAKAQKECALISLSRANVIWGETRNKKLAFSQVKLALSLNKSPELYYHILKLYIKFILKVY, encoded by the coding sequence ATGGATCGTATTCCATCTTCGCCGCCTACGATTTTGCCTCTTCCAGTATGTGAAAAGCGTCCTTTATGGTCAGTTATGATTCCGGTTTATAACTGTTCCAATTATCTGCCTATTGTGCTAGAAAGTGTACTGTCCCAAGATTTAGGAGAATTGAATATGCAAATTGAAGTTGTAGATGATGCCAGCACCGATGCGAATGTTGAAGAGATCGTGAAAAGTCTTGGAAAAGGCCGAGTACAGTATTATCGACAACCTATAAATGTTGGGAGTCTGCGTAATTTTGAAACATGCATTAACCGGTCAAAGGGCAAACTAGTTCATCTGCTGCACGGAGATGACCGGGTTAAAGTAGGTTTCTATGAGAAACTAACTTGGCTTTTCGAAAGATATCCAGAAGTGGGAGCTGCCTTTTGTAATTATAGTTTTATAGATGAATTCGGTGAAAAGTACCATGACCAGGCTCCAGAAGAAAAAGAAGATGGAATATTAAAAAACTGGTTTTTAAGAATTTCAAAAATTCAACGCATCCAATTTGTAGCTATGGCTGTTCGGCGGGAGGTTTATGAAAAATTAGGAAGCTTTTATGGGACGATTTATGGAGAAGATTGGGAAATGTGGGTAAGAATTGCAAAAAATTACTCTGTTGCATATACACCAGAAATCTTTGCTGAATACCGAAGACATGAAAATTCTATTTCATCAGGGCAGATAGCCAATGATTATGCAAGAGCTATATACTATGTGCAACAATATTTACCAGAAGATAAGAAAAAACTTACAGCTAAAGCACAAAAGGAATGTGCACTTATTAGTCTAAGCCGGGCAAATGTTATTTGGGGGGAAACCCGCAATAAGAAGCTGGCATTCTCCCAGGTAAAACTAGCTTTAAGTTTAAATAAGTCCCCGGAACTTTATTATCATATACTTAAATTATACATTAAGTTTATTTTGAAAGTATATTAA